The proteins below come from a single Paracoccus sp. SCSIO 75233 genomic window:
- a CDS encoding pitrilysin family protein, translating into MSFLRFCTMIAVGLIAALPLRAQEIQEITSPGGIKAWLVEDHSIPFTSLDFAFRGGASLDAPAKRGAINLMTHTLEEGAGDMDATGFAAAKEALATGISFDVGDDALTVSARMLTENRDESADLLAVALAEPRFERDAVERVKGQVQAIIRAEDNDPNAIASKAMAAKMWGAHPYGSSINGTAESVAPLGPQDLVEAKNRVIARDRVVVGAAGDITGEELGLLIDRILGGIPADGTVPLPKQAEFLAEGGIEVIDWDSPQTVVSFAQPGLSMDDPDYFAAFVTDHILGGGGFSSRLMEEIREKRGLTYGVYTSLVNNVYGPSWRGGMSSSNDLVAEAVDLVRSEWARMADGVSEKELADAKTYLTGEYPLRWDGNAKISGILAGMQLIGLPIDYPENRNAQIEAVTADDVARVARERLDANRLQFVLVGRPQGIEAEAK; encoded by the coding sequence ATGAGCTTTCTTCGTTTTTGCACAATGATCGCGGTCGGTCTGATTGCCGCGCTTCCGCTGCGCGCGCAGGAAATTCAGGAAATCACCTCCCCCGGCGGTATCAAGGCCTGGCTGGTTGAGGATCATTCGATCCCGTTCACCTCGCTCGATTTCGCGTTTCGCGGCGGGGCGAGCCTTGATGCGCCCGCCAAGCGTGGGGCGATCAACCTGATGACCCACACGCTTGAGGAAGGTGCGGGCGATATGGACGCGACCGGCTTTGCCGCCGCGAAAGAGGCGCTGGCGACCGGGATCAGCTTCGATGTCGGGGATGATGCGCTGACGGTCTCGGCCCGGATGCTGACCGAAAATCGCGATGAAAGCGCCGATCTGCTGGCGGTTGCCTTGGCTGAGCCGCGCTTTGAGCGGGATGCTGTCGAGCGCGTGAAGGGGCAGGTTCAGGCCATTATCCGGGCCGAGGATAATGACCCCAATGCCATTGCGTCCAAGGCGATGGCAGCGAAGATGTGGGGCGCGCATCCCTACGGAAGCTCCATCAACGGTACGGCGGAATCGGTCGCGCCGCTGGGTCCGCAGGATCTGGTCGAGGCAAAGAACCGCGTCATTGCCCGCGACCGGGTCGTGGTCGGGGCCGCAGGTGACATCACGGGCGAGGAGCTTGGCCTGCTGATCGACCGTATCCTTGGCGGCATCCCGGCGGACGGAACCGTGCCCCTGCCGAAACAGGCCGAATTTCTTGCTGAAGGCGGGATCGAGGTGATCGATTGGGACAGCCCGCAGACCGTGGTCTCTTTCGCTCAGCCGGGTCTGTCGATGGACGATCCGGATTATTTCGCGGCCTTTGTGACGGATCATATTCTTGGCGGCGGCGGGTTTTCGTCGCGGCTGATGGAAGAAATCCGTGAAAAACGCGGGCTGACCTATGGGGTTTATACCTCGCTGGTCAACAATGTTTATGGCCCGAGCTGGCGCGGCGGCATGTCCAGTTCGAACGATCTGGTCGCGGAGGCCGTCGATCTTGTCCGCTCCGAATGGGCGCGGATGGCTGACGGTGTTTCGGAGAAGGAGCTTGCCGACGCCAAGACCTACCTGACGGGCGAGTATCCGCTGAGATGGGACGGCAATGCCAAGATCTCGGGCATTCTTGCGGGAATGCAGCTTATCGGCCTGCCAATCGACTATCCCGAAAACCGGAATGCTCAGATTGAGGCGGTCACCGCCGACGACGTGGCCCGCGTTGCGCGAGAGCGGCTGGATGCCAACCGGCTGCAATTCGTGCTGGTCGGTCGCCCGCAGGGGATCGAGGCTGAGGCGAAATAA
- the mutL gene encoding DNA mismatch repair endonuclease MutL: MNTFDPQIRPVIRQLDDSIANRIAAGEVVERPASAVKELVENALDAGAHRIDVTISQGGKSLIRVADDGCGMTAEDLPLALSRHATSKIDGSDLLAINSFGFRGEALPSLGAVGRLVITSRAESEGAEIRVTGGKAEPVRPAPANPGTVVELRDLFFATPARLKFLRSERAETQAIADVVRRLAMAEPSVAFTLSDDDRVIFRADAEQGDLFDALHARLSRVMGREFIDNAVRIDAERDGVRLTGFAALPTYSRGAAVAQHAYVNTRPVRDKLLTGALRAGYFDVLPAGRHPAAVLFIDCEPHFVDVNVHPAKAEVRFRDPAMVRGLVVSTLRNVLADASRRAADTIGAATLAAFQAEPEQAAPRRYQGDYRPNTPSRAAIQTAYAAQAPAFDGFAEAPSARIEAAETDPVLLDAPLGAARAQVHENYIVAQTSDGMILVDQHAAHERLVYERLKAQADGNGIASQSLLIPEIVELAEDDATRIVSVADDLAKLGLHVEAFGGSAVAVREIPALFGKLDAAALIRDIADDLAEQGSSDRLRARVDAVFSSMACHGSVRSGRRMTADEMNALLREMERTPRSGQCNHGRPTWVKLSLNDIERLFGRKD, encoded by the coding sequence ATGAACACATTCGACCCCCAGATACGCCCGGTCATCCGGCAGCTTGACGATAGCATCGCCAACCGTATCGCAGCGGGCGAGGTGGTTGAACGGCCTGCTTCTGCGGTCAAGGAACTGGTGGAAAACGCGCTGGATGCCGGTGCGCATCGGATCGACGTGACCATTTCGCAGGGCGGAAAATCGCTGATCCGGGTTGCGGATGATGGCTGCGGTATGACGGCAGAGGATCTGCCGCTGGCGCTGTCGCGTCATGCGACGTCGAAGATTGACGGGTCGGACCTGCTGGCGATCAATAGTTTCGGGTTCCGGGGTGAGGCGCTGCCCTCGCTCGGTGCGGTCGGTCGGCTTGTGATCACATCCCGTGCGGAGAGCGAAGGCGCCGAAATCCGCGTCACCGGCGGCAAGGCAGAGCCGGTGCGCCCGGCCCCCGCCAATCCCGGCACCGTCGTGGAATTGCGCGATCTGTTTTTCGCCACGCCCGCCCGGCTGAAATTCCTGCGCAGTGAACGGGCGGAGACGCAGGCGATTGCCGATGTCGTGCGCCGTCTGGCGATGGCGGAGCCTTCGGTGGCGTTTACGCTGTCGGACGACGACCGGGTGATTTTCCGTGCTGATGCGGAGCAGGGCGATCTGTTCGACGCACTTCACGCCCGCCTGTCGCGGGTCATGGGGCGGGAGTTTATCGACAATGCCGTGCGGATAGACGCCGAACGTGACGGGGTCCGGCTGACCGGCTTTGCCGCTCTGCCGACCTATTCCCGTGGCGCGGCGGTGGCGCAGCACGCCTATGTGAACACCCGGCCGGTGCGCGACAAGCTGCTGACCGGCGCGCTCAGGGCCGGGTATTTCGACGTGCTGCCTGCCGGTCGGCATCCGGCGGCGGTGCTGTTTATCGATTGCGAGCCGCATTTCGTCGATGTGAACGTGCATCCTGCAAAAGCGGAGGTGCGGTTCCGCGACCCGGCAATGGTGCGCGGGCTGGTGGTGTCGACGCTGCGCAATGTTCTGGCGGATGCCTCGCGTCGTGCAGCGGATACAATCGGCGCGGCGACGCTGGCTGCGTTCCAGGCGGAGCCGGAGCAGGCCGCGCCGCGCCGCTATCAGGGCGATTACCGGCCTAACACGCCCTCGCGCGCGGCGATCCAGACCGCCTATGCGGCGCAGGCCCCGGCCTTTGACGGGTTTGCGGAAGCGCCCTCAGCCCGAATCGAAGCGGCGGAGACCGACCCGGTTCTGCTGGATGCGCCGCTTGGTGCGGCGCGGGCGCAGGTGCATGAAAACTATATCGTCGCGCAGACCAGCGACGGCATGATCCTCGTCGATCAGCATGCGGCCCATGAGCGGCTGGTTTATGAACGGCTGAAGGCGCAGGCGGACGGGAACGGGATCGCCAGCCAGTCCCTGCTGATCCCGGAGATTGTGGAACTGGCCGAGGATGACGCGACCCGCATCGTTTCGGTCGCGGACGATCTCGCCAAGCTTGGCCTGCATGTGGAGGCATTCGGCGGCAGTGCGGTCGCCGTGCGCGAGATACCGGCGCTGTTCGGCAAGCTGGATGCGGCGGCGCTGATCCGGGATATTGCCGACGATCTGGCGGAGCAGGGCAGTTCTGACCGGCTGCGGGCGCGGGTTGATGCGGTGTTTTCGTCGATGGCCTGTCATGGCTCGGTGCGTTCGGGCCGCCGGATGACCGCGGATGAGATGAACGCCCTCTTGCGCGAGATGGAGCGGACGCCGCGATCCGGTCAGTGCAACCACGGACGCCCGACATGGGTCAAACTGTCGCTTAACGATATCGAACGGTTGTTCGGACGTAAGGATTGA
- a CDS encoding DUF3775 domain-containing protein: protein MRDIPTDKIAHVIIRARQYDSGVDAWAHSGFRKGTGVSAELHEFIADMNEDEQAALTAVMWIGRESFDADDLDEAIATARAEKTTPTEDYLMGEPRLADYLEAGLEALGISPEDAEDDVQRPV from the coding sequence ATGCGTGACATACCAACGGATAAAATTGCTCATGTGATTATCCGCGCTCGTCAATATGACAGCGGCGTCGATGCCTGGGCGCATAGTGGATTTCGCAAGGGAACAGGCGTCAGCGCGGAACTGCACGAGTTCATTGCCGACATGAACGAGGACGAACAGGCCGCCCTGACCGCCGTGATGTGGATCGGGCGCGAGAGCTTCGATGCCGACGATCTGGATGAGGCGATAGCGACCGCGCGGGCGGAGAAGACGACGCCGACCGAGGATTATCTGATGGGCGAACCACGGCTTGCGGATTATCTTGAGGCGGGTCTGGAAGCGCTTGGCATATCGCCCGAGGACGCCGAGGACGATGTGCAGCGCCCTGTCTGA
- a CDS encoding histone deacetylase family protein: MTLLFTHRSAEDHLNPPGHPEQLARYGAVMGAVEGLDVARREAPDIADAALLRCHPQSYLDRIAAAVPTGDWQMLDGDTYLSPGSLAAARHAAGGAVAAVDAVLDGDADSAFVAMRPPGHHAESQTPMGFCIFSNAAIAAKHALDGRGLDRVAVLDFDVHHGNGTQAILWDEPRALFASSHQMPLWPGTGAASERVAHDNVINAPLRPGSDGRVARQVWGGILERVADFSPQLVIISAGFDAHDDDPLAQLCWRENDFAVITQAIAETAQGCEAKLVSCLEGGYNLAALGASVRVHVETLMRHAI, from the coding sequence ATGACATTGCTTTTCACGCATCGCTCGGCCGAGGATCATCTGAACCCGCCGGGTCATCCCGAACAACTTGCCCGCTACGGGGCCGTCATGGGCGCGGTTGAGGGGCTGGATGTCGCGCGCCGTGAGGCACCGGATATCGCGGATGCGGCACTGCTGCGTTGTCACCCGCAGAGCTATCTGGACAGGATCGCTGCCGCGGTTCCCACAGGGGATTGGCAAATGCTGGACGGCGATACCTATCTGTCGCCCGGCAGTCTTGCCGCAGCGCGCCACGCTGCGGGTGGTGCGGTCGCGGCAGTGGATGCGGTGCTGGATGGGGATGCCGACAGCGCTTTCGTTGCCATGCGTCCGCCCGGTCATCACGCCGAATCGCAGACGCCGATGGGGTTCTGCATCTTTTCCAATGCTGCCATTGCGGCGAAACATGCGCTGGACGGGCGTGGGCTGGACCGGGTTGCCGTGCTGGATTTTGATGTGCATCACGGCAATGGCACACAGGCGATCCTGTGGGACGAGCCACGGGCGCTGTTCGCCTCCAGCCACCAGATGCCGCTCTGGCCGGGTACGGGTGCCGCGTCGGAACGCGTGGCGCATGACAATGTCATCAACGCGCCGCTGCGGCCCGGCTCGGATGGCCGTGTCGCACGGCAGGTCTGGGGTGGCATTCTTGAGCGCGTCGCTGATTTTTCGCCGCAGCTCGTTATCATTTCAGCAGGGTTTGACGCCCATGATGACGACCCGCTGGCGCAGCTTTGCTGGCGTGAAAACGACTTTGCGGTGATAACGCAGGCAATTGCCGAAACGGCACAGGGATGCGAGGCGAAACTGGTGTCCTGCCTTGAAGGCGGCTACAACCTTGCGGCGCTCGGGGCCTCGGTCCGGGTGCATGTCGAAACACTGATGAGGCACGCAATATGA
- a CDS encoding exodeoxyribonuclease VII small subunit codes for MSEIAEMSFEDAMKELEQVVSRLESGNASLEDSIKLYERGAALRAHCEARLRAAEERIEKITLSQGQPTGTTKAEGL; via the coding sequence ATGAGCGAAATTGCCGAAATGTCCTTTGAGGACGCGATGAAGGAACTTGAGCAGGTCGTCTCGCGGCTGGAAAGCGGCAATGCCTCGCTGGAGGATTCGATCAAGCTCTATGAACGCGGCGCGGCATTGCGTGCCCATTGCGAGGCGCGGCTGCGCGCGGCGGAGGAGCGGATCGAGAAGATCACGCTTTCGCAGGGCCAGCCGACCGGCACGACGAAGGCCGAGGGGCTGTAA
- a CDS encoding polyprenyl synthetase family protein has protein sequence MNERLEEVKAQVEAALDAAMADLPSGDLADAMRYACVGGKKLRAFLVMESARLHGVSDEAALPVAVAVEALHAYSLVHDDLPAMDNDDLRRGMPTVHVQWSEATAILAGDALQSLAFRLLTDPAIGDAEARLRLITAFAAAVGGQGMVHGQMLDIAAEDSPTPLDMKGITRLQAAKTGALIGFSAEAGALIAGEEGQALRDYAADLGLAFQIQDDILDVTGDEDTIGKRVGKDAEAGKATFVSLMGLEKARNCASDLTERAAKALSSYGAEADNLRELTRFVIDRQS, from the coding sequence ATGAACGAACGTCTTGAGGAGGTGAAGGCGCAGGTCGAGGCTGCGCTTGACGCAGCGATGGCCGATCTGCCGTCGGGCGATCTGGCGGATGCGATGCGTTATGCCTGTGTCGGCGGCAAGAAGCTGCGGGCGTTTCTGGTCATGGAGTCGGCGCGGCTGCATGGCGTATCGGACGAGGCAGCGTTGCCGGTCGCGGTGGCGGTCGAGGCGCTGCATGCCTACAGCCTTGTCCATGACGACCTGCCCGCGATGGATAACGACGATCTGCGCCGGGGCATGCCGACAGTGCATGTTCAGTGGTCCGAGGCGACAGCGATCCTTGCCGGGGACGCTTTGCAGTCGCTTGCTTTCCGCCTGCTGACTGATCCTGCGATCGGGGATGCCGAAGCCCGGCTGCGGCTGATCACTGCTTTTGCTGCTGCGGTTGGTGGGCAGGGCATGGTGCATGGGCAGATGCTGGATATCGCCGCCGAGGATTCGCCCACGCCGCTGGATATGAAGGGGATCACCCGGTTGCAGGCGGCGAAGACAGGTGCCCTGATCGGGTTCTCGGCGGAGGCAGGTGCGCTGATCGCTGGCGAGGAAGGTCAGGCGCTGCGCGATTACGCTGCTGATCTGGGACTCGCGTTCCAGATACAGGACGATATTCTGGACGTCACCGGCGATGAGGACACCATCGGAAAACGTGTCGGCAAGGACGCCGAAGCCGGAAAGGCGACATTCGTTTCGCTGATGGGGCTGGAGAAGGCGCGCAACTGTGCCTCGGACCTGACGGAGCGTGCTGCGAAGGCGCTCTCGTCTTATGGGGCGGAGGCGGATAACTTGCGTGAGTTGACGCGTTTCGTTATCGACCGGCAAAGCTGA
- the dxs gene encoding 1-deoxy-D-xylulose-5-phosphate synthase translates to MNQDRPKTPVLDRVNLPADLKALSDRELHQLAGELRAETISAVSETGGHLGAGLGVVELTVALHAVFDAPRDKIIWDVGHQCYPHKILTGRRDRIRTLRTGGGLSGFTKRSESPYDAFGAGHSSTSISAALGFAMARELGGDPGDAIAVIGDGAMSAGMAFEALNNAGHLGKRLFVVLNDNEMSIAPPTGALSSYLTRLYTEGPFHELKSMAKGAVGFLPEPLQEGARRAKEMLKGMAVGGTMFEELGFSYIGPVDGHDLDQLLPLLRTLKSRATGPVLIHAITKKGKGYAPAEDAADRGHARGKFDVLTGQQAKAKSNAPSYTSVFAKSLIAEAERDDKIVAVTAAMPDGTGLNLFAERFPRRCFDVGIAEQHAVTYSAGLAAGGMKPFCAIYSTFLQRGYDQVVHDVAIQRLPVRFAIDRAGLVGADGATHAGSFDIGFLSSLPGIVVMAAADEAELVHMVATAAAHDDGPIAFRFPRGEGTGVEMPERGVPLEIGKGRLIAAGNRVAILSFGTRLSEVMKAREALASRGITPTVADARFAKPLDRDLILRLAAEHEALITIEEGAVGGFGSHVAQLLADEGVFDHGLKFRSMVLPDTFIDHNSPAQMYADAAMNAPDIEAKVLEVLGVAQISARA, encoded by the coding sequence ATGAACCAAGATCGTCCCAAGACCCCGGTTCTGGACCGGGTCAACCTGCCTGCCGACCTCAAGGCGCTGAGCGACCGGGAGCTGCATCAGCTTGCCGGTGAGTTGCGGGCGGAGACCATCAGCGCGGTCAGCGAAACCGGCGGACATCTGGGGGCGGGTCTGGGCGTGGTGGAACTGACCGTCGCCCTGCACGCCGTGTTCGATGCGCCGCGCGACAAGATCATCTGGGATGTCGGGCATCAATGTTATCCGCACAAGATCCTGACCGGACGGCGCGACCGCATCCGCACCTTGCGCACGGGTGGCGGTCTGTCGGGTTTTACCAAGCGGTCGGAAAGCCCCTATGACGCCTTCGGCGCGGGCCACAGCTCGACCTCGATCAGTGCGGCGCTTGGGTTCGCGATGGCGCGCGAACTCGGCGGCGATCCCGGCGATGCGATTGCGGTGATTGGCGACGGGGCCATGTCCGCGGGCATGGCGTTTGAGGCGCTGAATAATGCCGGGCATCTGGGCAAGCGGCTGTTCGTTGTGCTGAACGACAATGAAATGTCGATTGCGCCGCCGACCGGGGCGCTGTCCAGCTATCTGACACGGCTTTACACCGAAGGGCCGTTTCATGAGCTGAAGTCCATGGCCAAGGGTGCCGTCGGTTTCCTGCCTGAACCGCTGCAGGAAGGCGCACGGCGGGCCAAGGAGATGCTGAAGGGCATGGCGGTCGGCGGGACCATGTTCGAGGAGTTGGGCTTTTCCTATATCGGCCCGGTGGACGGCCATGATCTCGACCAGCTTCTGCCGCTGTTGCGGACGCTGAAATCGCGCGCGACCGGGCCGGTTCTGATCCACGCGATCACGAAGAAGGGCAAGGGCTATGCCCCGGCGGAGGACGCGGCGGATCGCGGTCATGCGCGCGGCAAGTTCGACGTGCTGACCGGCCAGCAGGCCAAGGCGAAATCCAATGCGCCCAGCTATACCAGCGTATTCGCCAAATCGCTGATTGCGGAGGCAGAGCGTGACGACAAGATCGTCGCCGTTACCGCCGCCATGCCCGACGGGACCGGGCTGAACCTGTTCGCCGAGCGTTTTCCGCGCCGCTGCTTCGACGTCGGCATTGCCGAGCAGCATGCGGTGACCTATTCGGCGGGGCTCGCTGCGGGCGGAATGAAGCCGTTCTGCGCGATTTACTCGACCTTCCTGCAACGCGGCTACGATCAGGTCGTGCATGACGTTGCGATCCAGCGTCTGCCGGTCCGCTTCGCGATTGACCGGGCGGGGCTGGTCGGTGCGGATGGCGCGACCCATGCCGGATCCTTCGATATCGGTTTTCTGTCCAGCCTGCCGGGTATCGTGGTCATGGCCGCCGCTGATGAGGCGGAACTGGTCCATATGGTCGCCACTGCCGCCGCGCATGATGACGGGCCGATTGCCTTTCGTTTCCCGCGGGGAGAGGGCACGGGCGTGGAGATGCCCGAACGCGGGGTGCCGCTTGAGATTGGCAAGGGCCGCCTTATCGCCGCGGGCAACCGTGTCGCCATCCTCTCCTTTGGCACCCGGCTTTCGGAGGTGATGAAGGCGCGTGAGGCTCTTGCTTCTCGCGGCATAACCCCGACCGTGGCGGATGCGCGCTTCGCCAAACCGCTCGACCGCGATCTCATTCTGCGCCTTGCCGCCGAACACGAGGCGCTCATCACCATCGAGGAAGGCGCGGTCGGCGGGTTCGGCAGCCACGTCGCCCAGCTTCTGGCGGATGAAGGCGTATTCGACCACGGGCTGAAGTTCCGCTCCATGGTGCTGCCTGACACGTTCATCGACCATAACAGCCCGGCGCAGATGTATGCCGATGCGGCCATGAACGCGCCGGATATCGAGGCGAAGGTGTTAGAGGTTCTCGGCGTGGCGCAGATATCCGCGCGCGCCTGA
- a CDS encoding VIT family protein gives MSRHTHPDAHPDDPHYVSRSGWLRAAVLGANDGIVSVASLIVGVAASGTDHAAVMLAGLAGLSAGALSMAAGEYVSVSSQSDIERADIRRERQALDENPHVELEELAGIYVERGLAPDTAMLVARELTEHDALGAHIRDELGLSDVTSANPIQAAFTSALTFSVAGAVPLIGAAVSHTGNIVAIVWIATLISLSLLGAIGAVVGGAPIGRAVLRVLFWGSFAMAVTAGIGRIFGIAAGG, from the coding sequence ATGTCCCGTCACACGCACCCGGATGCGCATCCGGACGATCCGCATTACGTCTCCCGCTCCGGCTGGTTGCGGGCGGCGGTGCTGGGGGCGAATGATGGGATCGTTTCGGTTGCCTCGCTGATTGTCGGGGTGGCGGCGTCGGGGACGGATCATGCGGCGGTCATGCTGGCCGGGTTGGCGGGGCTGTCGGCGGGCGCCCTGTCGATGGCAGCGGGGGAGTATGTGTCCGTCTCCAGCCAGTCCGACATCGAGCGGGCGGATATCCGCCGCGAGCGTCAGGCGCTTGACGAGAACCCGCATGTGGAGCTGGAGGAACTGGCGGGGATCTATGTCGAACGCGGTCTGGCCCCGGATACCGCGATGCTCGTCGCAAGGGAGTTGACGGAGCATGATGCCCTTGGCGCCCATATCCGCGACGAACTCGGGCTGTCAGATGTGACCAGCGCCAATCCGATTCAGGCGGCGTTTACCTCTGCGCTGACATTTTCCGTGGCGGGGGCGGTGCCGCTGATCGGGGCCGCAGTCTCCCACACGGGAAATATTGTCGCTATTGTCTGGATCGCGACCCTTATCTCCCTTTCACTTCTTGGTGCAATCGGTGCCGTTGTAGGGGGCGCCCCGATAGGCAGGGCGGTGCTGCGCGTGTTATTCTGGGGCAGTTTCGCAATGGCGGTAACAGCCGGGATCGGAAGGATTTTCGGCATCGCCGCCGGGGGGTAG
- a CDS encoding COG3650 family protein yields MFRWVFLAAMLLATPVSATQEYVLPTLFDVSGVAADDVLNIRARPTTRSEVIGTLAPDATGIEIVATEGNWGRVNLAERSGWVSMHFLRYRTDVWESGSLPAGFTCGGTEPFWSLDPEGGGMRWSTPEGDRIFERLTVLDSGVLRSPRRALLAQDAAGTVSATVTPKQCSDGMSDRVYGLEATVIFQDDPVRLYSGCCQITAPR; encoded by the coding sequence ATGTTCAGATGGGTTTTTCTTGCGGCGATGCTTCTGGCGACGCCGGTCTCTGCCACGCAGGAATATGTGCTGCCGACGCTGTTCGATGTCTCTGGCGTTGCCGCGGATGACGTGTTGAACATCCGGGCGCGCCCGACCACGCGGTCGGAGGTCATTGGAACGCTCGCCCCCGACGCGACGGGGATCGAAATCGTCGCGACCGAGGGGAACTGGGGCCGCGTTAATCTGGCCGAACGCAGCGGCTGGGTCTCGATGCATTTTCTGCGCTACCGCACGGATGTCTGGGAGAGCGGGTCGCTCCCCGCAGGTTTCACCTGTGGGGGAACGGAACCTTTCTGGTCCCTGGACCCGGAGGGTGGCGGGATGAGGTGGTCGACGCCGGAAGGGGATCGGATTTTCGAACGGCTGACGGTTCTGGATAGCGGGGTGCTCCGCAGCCCGCGTCGCGCGCTGCTCGCGCAGGATGCAGCAGGCACGGTTTCGGCCACGGTGACGCCAAAGCAATGTTCCGACGGTATGTCCGATCGGGTATACGGGCTGGAGGCGACGGTGATCTTTCAGGATGATCCTGTACGGCTCTACAGCGGGTGTTGCCAGATCACCGCGCCACGCTGA
- the ubiB gene encoding 2-polyprenylphenol 6-hydroxylase, with translation MRGPHNIWRLIRTGATFERTGAMGVALDAMQAPRNVRAAARVLGWPFRWLGYKGDPSLPPLTRAITALGPAYIKFGQILSTRPDVVGVELADQLTYLQDKLPPFPTETAKQMIAADLGRPVDEMFSEFAEPVAAASIAQVHRARLATTGQEVAVKVLRPNIGAAFSRDIDAFHFGASMIEALSPATRRLRPRDVVNHFEGIVNGELDLRLEAASASLFAENTKDDECFQVPSPHWHLSSRRILTSDWAEGISLGNVAAIRDAGHDLSRLAERILQLFLSHALRDGFFHGDMHQGNLKVAPNGDLIAYDFGIMGEIDEYTRRIYAEILMGFIRRDYDTLARVHFEAGYVPRDRDPAAFARALRAVGEPIFGADASQISMANLLGYLFEVTERFGMQTRTELILLQRTMVVVEGVARSLDPNLNIWNAARPVVEDYIQSNLGPRAALSDSRKIMRTLQRAMPLMPGLLEDAIWRERQRNETPERREPRFSWRSAAVGAGAMAVVSLGLAALL, from the coding sequence ATGCGCGGACCCCATAATATCTGGCGCCTGATCCGGACCGGCGCGACGTTTGAGCGGACCGGCGCAATGGGTGTGGCGCTGGACGCCATGCAGGCACCGCGCAATGTCCGCGCCGCCGCACGGGTGCTGGGCTGGCCGTTCCGCTGGTTGGGCTACAAGGGCGACCCGTCGCTGCCGCCGTTGACGCGCGCAATCACGGCGCTTGGTCCGGCCTATATCAAGTTCGGGCAAATCCTCTCCACCCGACCCGATGTCGTGGGTGTCGAGCTGGCCGATCAGCTGACCTATCTGCAGGACAAGCTGCCACCCTTCCCGACCGAGACCGCCAAGCAGATGATCGCCGCCGATCTGGGCCGCCCGGTCGACGAGATGTTCAGCGAGTTTGCGGAACCCGTCGCCGCCGCCTCCATCGCGCAGGTTCACCGCGCGCGGCTGGCCACGACCGGGCAGGAGGTGGCCGTGAAGGTGCTGCGGCCCAATATCGGCGCAGCGTTTTCACGGGATATCGACGCGTTCCATTTTGGCGCCAGCATGATCGAGGCGCTGTCGCCCGCCACCCGCCGGCTGCGCCCCCGCGACGTTGTCAATCATTTCGAAGGCATCGTGAATGGCGAGTTGGATTTGCGGCTGGAAGCGGCCTCTGCCTCGCTCTTTGCGGAGAACACAAAGGATGACGAGTGCTTTCAGGTGCCGTCGCCGCACTGGCACCTGTCCTCCCGCCGGATTCTGACATCGGACTGGGCGGAAGGCATCTCGCTTGGCAATGTCGCGGCGATCCGCGATGCCGGCCATGATCTCAGCAGGCTGGCGGAGCGCATCCTGCAACTTTTCCTCTCTCATGCGCTGCGGGACGGGTTCTTTCACGGCGATATGCATCAGGGCAATCTGAAGGTCGCGCCGAATGGCGATCTGATCGCCTATGATTTCGGCATCATGGGCGAGATCGACGAATATACCCGCCGCATCTATGCCGAGATCCTGATGGGCTTCATCCGCCGCGATTACGACACGCTGGCCCGTGTCCATTTCGAGGCAGGCTATGTGCCCCGCGACCGTGACCCGGCGGCTTTCGCCCGCGCGCTGCGCGCCGTGGGGGAGCCGATTTTCGGCGCGGATGCCAGCCAGATCTCGATGGCCAACCTCTTGGGCTATCTCTTCGAAGTAACGGAGCGTTTCGGGATGCAGACCCGGACCGAACTGATCCTGCTGCAACGGACGATGGTGGTCGTCGAGGGCGTGGCGCGCTCGCTGGACCCGAACCTCAATATCTGGAACGCCGCCCGCCCCGTGGTGGAGGATTACATCCAGTCCAATCTCGGCCCGCGCGCGGCCCTGTCGGACAGCCGCAAGATCATGCGCACGCTGCAACGCGCCATGCCGCTGATGCCGGGCCTGCTGGAGGATGCAATCTGGCGGGAACGTCAGCGCAATGAGACGCCCGAACGCCGCGAGCCCCGCTTCAGCTGGCGCTCCGCCGCTGTGGGGGCCGGGGCTATGGCCGTGGTCTCATTGGGGCTTGCCGCGCTGCTCTGA